A genomic segment from Syngnathus scovelli strain Florida chromosome 3, RoL_Ssco_1.2, whole genome shotgun sequence encodes:
- the specc1la gene encoding cytospin-A isoform X1: MKKSVRPVVSKVSTDRGKAEAAASTTGKPAAKTNSAAPLSKVKSNDDLLAAMAGGNPASSNAVSKTKRTSSIGTTASSGDNKQKGVVGSSTKRMTSSTPKEPNSSRDRLRTSRTSANKKQLVSGTAAGDAASGKRSRNQILSEPESRMSKSRSDGQISDKVALETKVNDLLGLAKSKDVEILHLRSELRDMRVQLGMEGKDSPPQEGAEEGEKAHVSAITAADVESTLLLLQEQNQAIREELNLLKSENRMLKDRLNALGFSLEQRLDGSDKLSYLSLSPDLAAGSGQSEGGATLTSSAEGSAPGSLEDLLTGHQHGGSADNLDSESSEVYQAVTSSDDALDAPSGASSSSECESAPSRERSRRGSSGNASEVSVACLTERIHQMEENQHSTAEELQATLQELADLQQITQELNGENERLGEEKVILMDSLCQQSDKLELYGRQIEYLRSLLDEHHISYALEEDIKSGRYMELEQRYADLADNARFEREQLLGVQQHLSNTLKMAEQDNAEAQEVIGALKERNHQMERVLDSERQERAAMAAALDEYKAAVSSDQAELSRCRAQLDQERQRVAELYSLHTAGDKNDICQLLESARQGKEEAEAKAAKVQDELEQAHNDLALLQDTLSKLDREYRDFQQQVQQQMAEQAHMLEKQRVELQEKETEIVDMKETIFELEDEVEQHRALKLHDNLIITDLENSVKKLQDQKHDMEREIKILHRRLREESMEWRQFQADLQTAVVIANDIKSEAQEEIGDLRRRLQETLEKNDKLSKELDEVKSRKQEEERGRVYNYMNAVERDLAALRQGMGLSRRSSTSSEPSPTVKTLIKSFDNASQTPPPSSTATVTPTAPATPLPRTPLSPSPMKTPPAAAVSPIQRHTVSTSLSASKPLSSLGDKRTSYSDISMSSEHLLRGAPTSRPPSVLQRVSNMDSTKTISVVSRRSSEEIKRDMAAQDGGSSSSLMAMSAASSPLSLPSSSPTASVTPTARSRLREERKDPLSALAREYGGSKRNALLKWCQKKTEGYQNIDITNFSSSWNDGLAFCAVLHTYLPAHIPYQELTSQDKKRNFTLAFQAAESVGIKCTLDINEMVHTERPDWQSVMTYVTAIYKYFET, from the exons ATGAAGAAGTCAGTCCGGCCTGTGGTGAGTAAGGTGAGTACTGATCGAGGGAAGGCAGAGGCCGCCGCATCTACCACTGGAAAGCCTGCAGCTAAGACCAACAGTGCCGCACCTCTGTCCAAG GTGAAAAGCAATGATGATCTTTTAGCGGCAATGGCTGGAGGGAATCCTGCATCAAGTAATGCTGTTAGCAAAACTAAGAGAACTTCCTCAATCGGGACCACTGCTAGCAGCGGTGACAACAAGCAAAAAGGAGTCGTGG GTTCCTCAACCAAGCGTATGACATCATCTACCCCAAAAGAGCCAAATTCTTCACGAGACCGTCTTCGGACATCCAGGACATCAGCTAATAAGAAACAGCTGGTCTCAGGGACAGCGGCAGGCGATGCAGCCTCAGGGAAGCGCTCTCGCAATCAGATCCTGAGCGAGCCCGAGAGCCGTATGAGCAAGTCAAGATCCGATGGCCAGATCAGCGATAAGGTGGCACTGGAGACAAAAGTCAACGACCTGCTAGGTCTTGCTAAGAGCAAAGATGTGGAGATTCTGCACCTTCGCAGTGAACTGAGAGACATGAGGGTCCAGCTCGGCATGGAAGGAAAAGACTCGCCTCctcaggaaggagcagaggagggGGAGAAGGCACACGTCTCCGCCATCACAGCAGCTGACGTAGAGTCCACGCTGCTTTTGTTACAAGAGCAGAACCAGGCCATCAGAGAAGAGCTCAACCTGCTGAAAAGTGAGAATCGAATGCTCAAGGACCGTCTCAATGCGCTGGGCTTCTCTCTAGAGCAGAGGCTGGATGGCTCTGACAAGTTGAGCTATCTGTCGTTGAGTCCGGACTTGGCAGCGGGTAGTGGGCAGAGTGAGGGCGGAGCCACCCTGACTTCCTCAGCGGAGGGGTCGGCCCCCGGTTCCTTAGAGGATCTGCTCACCGGTCACCAGCACGGCGGCTCGGCTGACAATCTTGATAGCGAATCCAGTGAGGTCTATCAGGCCGTTACCTCCAGCGACGATGCGCTGGACGCCCCCTCGGGAGCCTCTTCGTCCTCTGAATGCGAGTCTGCTCCCAGCAGGGAGCGCTCACGGAGGGGCAGCAGCGGAAACGCCAGCGAGGTGTCAGTTGCCTGTCTCACAGAGCGCATCCATCAAATGGAGGAGAACCAGCATAGCACTGCCGAGGAGCTGCAGGCCACGTTGCAGGAGCTGGCCGACCTGCAGCAAATCACCCAAGAGTTGAACGGGGAGAACGAGCGGCTCGGCGAGGAGAAGGTCATCCTCATGGACTCGTTGTGCCAGCAGAGTGACAAGCTGGAGCTCTACGGTCGACAGATCGAGTACCTGCGCTCTTTGCTGGACGAGCATCATATCTCGTACGCGCTTGAGGAGGACATCAAGAGCGGCCGCTACATGGAGCTGGAGCAACGCTACGCCGACCTGGCAGATAACGCCCGCTTCGAGAGAGAGCAGCTGTTGGGGGTGCAGCAGCACCTGTCCAACACCTTGAAGATGGCCGAGCAGGACAACGCTGAAGCCCAAGAGGTTATCGGAGCCCTGAAGGAGAGGAACCACCAAATGGAGCGCGTCCTGGACTCGGAGCGACAAGAACGAGCAGCCATGGCAGCTGCGCTTGACGAATACAAAGCGGCAGTGAGCAGCGACCAGGCGGAGCTGAGCCGCTGCCGAGCCCAGTTGGACCAAGAGAGGCAGAGGGTTGCTGAGCTGTACTCGCTTCACACAGCAGGAGACAAAAATGACATCTGCCAGCTTTTGGAAAGTGCGCGACAGGGGAAGGAGGAGGCTGAGGCCAAAGCTGCAAAAGTGCAGGATGAGCTAGAACAAGCTCACAATGACCTTGCCCTACTGCAGGACACTCTCAGTAAG CTCGACAGGGAATATCGAGACTTCCAACAGCAGGTGCAGCAGCAGATGGCTGAGCAAGCGCATATGCTCGAGAAACAGCGTGTGGAGCTGCAGGAAAAGGAGACGGAGATCGTCGACATGAAGGAAACCATCTTTGAGCTGGAAGACGAAGTGGAGCAGCACCGAGCTCTAAAGCTGCATGACAACCTCATCATCACCGACCTTGAGA ACTCTGTAAAGAAGCTGCAGGACCAGAAACACGACATGGAACGAGAGATAAAGATCCTTCATCGCAGACTCAGG GAGGAGTCAATGGAGTGGCGTCAGTTCCAAGCAGACTTGCAGACGGCTGTGGTCATTGCTAATGATATCAAGTCAGAAGCGCAGGAGGAGATTGGAGACCTGCGACGCAGACTGCAGGAGACCTTGGAGAAGAATGACAAGCTGAGCAAGGAGCTTGATGAGGTCAAAAGCCGCAA GCAAGAGGAGGAGAGAGGCCGAGTATATAACTACATGAACGCCGTGGAGAGGGACTTGGCTGCACTCAGACAGGGGATGGGCCTGAGTCGTCGATCTTCCACCTCCTCTGAGCCTTCGCCAACTGTCAAAACACTCATCAAGAGCTTCGACAATGCCTCGCAAA CACCACCACCCTCCAGTACTGCCACTGTGACTCcaacagcgccagccaccccactACCACGCACACCTCTCAGTCCTAGTCCGATGAAGACTCCTCCGGCTGCCGCTGTATCACCTATACAG CGTCACACTGTATCGACGTCACTGTCAGCTTCCAAGCCGCTATCCTCCCTCGGTGACAAGAGGACCAGCTATTCCGACATCTCCATGTCAT CTGAGCACCTCCTCAGAGGAGCCCCAACCAGTCGACCACCTTCTGTCCTCCAGAGGGTCTCCAACATGGATTCCACCAAGACAATTTCAG TAGTCTCCCGCCGGAGTAGTGAAGAGATAAAGAGGGATATGGCAGCCCAGGACGGAGGCTCCTCATCGTCACTGATGGCCATGAGTGCCGCCTCCTCTCCGCTTTCACTGCCCTCTTCCTCTCCCACGGCCTCAGTCACTCCCACGGCGCGCAGTCGTCTAAG AGAGGAACGAAAGGACCCACTGTCTGCACTGGCCAGAGAATATGGAGGCTCCAAGAGAAACGCTCTGCTGAAGTGGTGCCAGAAGAAAACTGAGGGCTATCAA AACATTGACATCACCAATTTCAGCAGTAGCTGGAATGATGGGCTGGCATTCTGTGCTGTGCTTCACACCTACTTGCCGGCCCACATCCCTTATCAAGAATTGACCAGCCAAGACAAG AAGAGGAACTTCACCTTGGCGTTCCAGGCTGCAGAAAGTGTCGGGATCAAATGCACTTTA GACATAAATGAGATGGTGCACACCGAGAGGCCAGACTGGCAGAGCGTCATGACTTACGTCACAGCCATCTACAAATACTTTGAAACCTGA
- the specc1la gene encoding cytospin-A isoform X2: MKKSVRPVVSKVSTDRGKAEAAASTTGKPAAKTNSAAPLSKVKSNDDLLAAMAGGNPASSNAVSKTKRTSSIGTTASSGDNKQKGVVGSSTKRMTSSTPKEPNSSRDRLRTSRTSANKKQLVSGTAAGDAASGKRSRNQILSEPESRMSKSRSDGQISDKVALETKVNDLLGLAKSKDVEILHLRSELRDMRVQLGMEGKDSPPQEGAEEGEKAHVSAITAADVESTLLLLQEQNQAIREELNLLKSENRMLKDRLNALGFSLEQRLDGSDKLSYLSLSPDLAAGSGQSEGGATLTSSAEGSAPGSLEDLLTGHQHGGSADNLDSESSEVYQAVTSSDDALDAPSGASSSSECESAPSRERSRRGSSGNASEVSVACLTERIHQMEENQHSTAEELQATLQELADLQQITQELNGENERLGEEKVILMDSLCQQSDKLELYGRQIEYLRSLLDEHHISYALEEDIKSGRYMELEQRYADLADNARFEREQLLGVQQHLSNTLKMAEQDNAEAQEVIGALKERNHQMERVLDSERQERAAMAAALDEYKAAVSSDQAELSRCRAQLDQERQRVAELYSLHTAGDKNDICQLLESARQGKEEAEAKAAKVQDELEQAHNDLALLQDTLSKLDREYRDFQQQVQQQMAEQAHMLEKQRVELQEKETEIVDMKETIFELEDEVEQHRALKLHDNLIITDLENSVKKLQDQKHDMEREIKILHRRLREESMEWRQFQADLQTAVVIANDIKSEAQEEIGDLRRRLQETLEKNDKLSKELDEVKSRKQEEERGRVYNYMNAVERDLAALRQGMGLSRRSSTSSEPSPTVKTLIKSFDNASQTPPPSSTATVTPTAPATPLPRTPLSPSPMKTPPAAAVSPIQRHTVSTSLSASKPLSSLGDKRTSYSDISMSSEHLLRGAPTSRPPSVLQRVSNMDSTKTISVSRRSSEEIKRDMAAQDGGSSSSLMAMSAASSPLSLPSSSPTASVTPTARSRLREERKDPLSALAREYGGSKRNALLKWCQKKTEGYQNIDITNFSSSWNDGLAFCAVLHTYLPAHIPYQELTSQDKKRNFTLAFQAAESVGIKCTLDINEMVHTERPDWQSVMTYVTAIYKYFET; this comes from the exons ATGAAGAAGTCAGTCCGGCCTGTGGTGAGTAAGGTGAGTACTGATCGAGGGAAGGCAGAGGCCGCCGCATCTACCACTGGAAAGCCTGCAGCTAAGACCAACAGTGCCGCACCTCTGTCCAAG GTGAAAAGCAATGATGATCTTTTAGCGGCAATGGCTGGAGGGAATCCTGCATCAAGTAATGCTGTTAGCAAAACTAAGAGAACTTCCTCAATCGGGACCACTGCTAGCAGCGGTGACAACAAGCAAAAAGGAGTCGTGG GTTCCTCAACCAAGCGTATGACATCATCTACCCCAAAAGAGCCAAATTCTTCACGAGACCGTCTTCGGACATCCAGGACATCAGCTAATAAGAAACAGCTGGTCTCAGGGACAGCGGCAGGCGATGCAGCCTCAGGGAAGCGCTCTCGCAATCAGATCCTGAGCGAGCCCGAGAGCCGTATGAGCAAGTCAAGATCCGATGGCCAGATCAGCGATAAGGTGGCACTGGAGACAAAAGTCAACGACCTGCTAGGTCTTGCTAAGAGCAAAGATGTGGAGATTCTGCACCTTCGCAGTGAACTGAGAGACATGAGGGTCCAGCTCGGCATGGAAGGAAAAGACTCGCCTCctcaggaaggagcagaggagggGGAGAAGGCACACGTCTCCGCCATCACAGCAGCTGACGTAGAGTCCACGCTGCTTTTGTTACAAGAGCAGAACCAGGCCATCAGAGAAGAGCTCAACCTGCTGAAAAGTGAGAATCGAATGCTCAAGGACCGTCTCAATGCGCTGGGCTTCTCTCTAGAGCAGAGGCTGGATGGCTCTGACAAGTTGAGCTATCTGTCGTTGAGTCCGGACTTGGCAGCGGGTAGTGGGCAGAGTGAGGGCGGAGCCACCCTGACTTCCTCAGCGGAGGGGTCGGCCCCCGGTTCCTTAGAGGATCTGCTCACCGGTCACCAGCACGGCGGCTCGGCTGACAATCTTGATAGCGAATCCAGTGAGGTCTATCAGGCCGTTACCTCCAGCGACGATGCGCTGGACGCCCCCTCGGGAGCCTCTTCGTCCTCTGAATGCGAGTCTGCTCCCAGCAGGGAGCGCTCACGGAGGGGCAGCAGCGGAAACGCCAGCGAGGTGTCAGTTGCCTGTCTCACAGAGCGCATCCATCAAATGGAGGAGAACCAGCATAGCACTGCCGAGGAGCTGCAGGCCACGTTGCAGGAGCTGGCCGACCTGCAGCAAATCACCCAAGAGTTGAACGGGGAGAACGAGCGGCTCGGCGAGGAGAAGGTCATCCTCATGGACTCGTTGTGCCAGCAGAGTGACAAGCTGGAGCTCTACGGTCGACAGATCGAGTACCTGCGCTCTTTGCTGGACGAGCATCATATCTCGTACGCGCTTGAGGAGGACATCAAGAGCGGCCGCTACATGGAGCTGGAGCAACGCTACGCCGACCTGGCAGATAACGCCCGCTTCGAGAGAGAGCAGCTGTTGGGGGTGCAGCAGCACCTGTCCAACACCTTGAAGATGGCCGAGCAGGACAACGCTGAAGCCCAAGAGGTTATCGGAGCCCTGAAGGAGAGGAACCACCAAATGGAGCGCGTCCTGGACTCGGAGCGACAAGAACGAGCAGCCATGGCAGCTGCGCTTGACGAATACAAAGCGGCAGTGAGCAGCGACCAGGCGGAGCTGAGCCGCTGCCGAGCCCAGTTGGACCAAGAGAGGCAGAGGGTTGCTGAGCTGTACTCGCTTCACACAGCAGGAGACAAAAATGACATCTGCCAGCTTTTGGAAAGTGCGCGACAGGGGAAGGAGGAGGCTGAGGCCAAAGCTGCAAAAGTGCAGGATGAGCTAGAACAAGCTCACAATGACCTTGCCCTACTGCAGGACACTCTCAGTAAG CTCGACAGGGAATATCGAGACTTCCAACAGCAGGTGCAGCAGCAGATGGCTGAGCAAGCGCATATGCTCGAGAAACAGCGTGTGGAGCTGCAGGAAAAGGAGACGGAGATCGTCGACATGAAGGAAACCATCTTTGAGCTGGAAGACGAAGTGGAGCAGCACCGAGCTCTAAAGCTGCATGACAACCTCATCATCACCGACCTTGAGA ACTCTGTAAAGAAGCTGCAGGACCAGAAACACGACATGGAACGAGAGATAAAGATCCTTCATCGCAGACTCAGG GAGGAGTCAATGGAGTGGCGTCAGTTCCAAGCAGACTTGCAGACGGCTGTGGTCATTGCTAATGATATCAAGTCAGAAGCGCAGGAGGAGATTGGAGACCTGCGACGCAGACTGCAGGAGACCTTGGAGAAGAATGACAAGCTGAGCAAGGAGCTTGATGAGGTCAAAAGCCGCAA GCAAGAGGAGGAGAGAGGCCGAGTATATAACTACATGAACGCCGTGGAGAGGGACTTGGCTGCACTCAGACAGGGGATGGGCCTGAGTCGTCGATCTTCCACCTCCTCTGAGCCTTCGCCAACTGTCAAAACACTCATCAAGAGCTTCGACAATGCCTCGCAAA CACCACCACCCTCCAGTACTGCCACTGTGACTCcaacagcgccagccaccccactACCACGCACACCTCTCAGTCCTAGTCCGATGAAGACTCCTCCGGCTGCCGCTGTATCACCTATACAG CGTCACACTGTATCGACGTCACTGTCAGCTTCCAAGCCGCTATCCTCCCTCGGTGACAAGAGGACCAGCTATTCCGACATCTCCATGTCAT CTGAGCACCTCCTCAGAGGAGCCCCAACCAGTCGACCACCTTCTGTCCTCCAGAGGGTCTCCAACATGGATTCCACCAAGACAATTTCAG TCTCCCGCCGGAGTAGTGAAGAGATAAAGAGGGATATGGCAGCCCAGGACGGAGGCTCCTCATCGTCACTGATGGCCATGAGTGCCGCCTCCTCTCCGCTTTCACTGCCCTCTTCCTCTCCCACGGCCTCAGTCACTCCCACGGCGCGCAGTCGTCTAAG AGAGGAACGAAAGGACCCACTGTCTGCACTGGCCAGAGAATATGGAGGCTCCAAGAGAAACGCTCTGCTGAAGTGGTGCCAGAAGAAAACTGAGGGCTATCAA AACATTGACATCACCAATTTCAGCAGTAGCTGGAATGATGGGCTGGCATTCTGTGCTGTGCTTCACACCTACTTGCCGGCCCACATCCCTTATCAAGAATTGACCAGCCAAGACAAG AAGAGGAACTTCACCTTGGCGTTCCAGGCTGCAGAAAGTGTCGGGATCAAATGCACTTTA GACATAAATGAGATGGTGCACACCGAGAGGCCAGACTGGCAGAGCGTCATGACTTACGTCACAGCCATCTACAAATACTTTGAAACCTGA
- the adora2aa gene encoding adenosine A2a receptor a, translating into MLENPAASGIYITVELLIAIFSVLGNVLVCWAVFLNSNLQSNTNFFVVSLAVADIAVGVLAIPFSIVISIGFCSKFYGCLFIACFVLVLTQSSIFSLLAIAMDRYIAIKLPLRYNSLVTGKRAQYIIAVCWVLSILIGLTPMMGWHKLSEKEDSDCPPGLMTCLFEGVVVMDYMVYFNFFACVMIPLVLMLAIYLCIFMAARHQLKLIEVKVVHGEKSRSTLQKEVQAAKSLAIIVGLFAVCWLPLHIINCFTLFCPECHRPPLFIMYVAIILSHGNSVVNPFIYAYRIREFRQTFRKIIHRHILGRQELPERRGSKRNSLYSSFTDSIRLKANGLSLDLWSEQGDSISENSARVSPVGGGLLVVSQTPLSLVVPNGPKVDPIRLTQIPTCHQRHYLAASAGVEESKEAENQSVTQVEPQLNRLNRESSLSELTKVS; encoded by the exons ATGCTGGAAAACCCCGCCGCCTCTGGCATTTACATCACGGTGGAGCTGCTGATTGCCATCTTCTCCGTGTTGGGCAACGTGCTGGTCTGCTGGGCCGTGTTCCTCAACAGCAACCTGCAGAGCAACACCAACTTCTTTGTGGTGTCACTGGCTGTGGCTGACATCGCCGTGGGCGTGTTGGCCATTCCCTTCTCCATTGTTATCAGTATTGGCTTCTGCTCCAAATTCTACGGGTGCCTCTTCATTGCATGCTTCGTGCTCGTTCTCACCCAGAGCTCCATCTTCAGTCTGCTGGCCATTGCTATGGACCGCTACATTGCAATCAAGTTACCTCTCAG GTACAACAGTCTGGTGACGGGCAAGCGGGCACAGTACATCATCGCCGTCTGCTGGGTTCTCTCAATTCTCATCGGTCTGACTCCCATGATGGGCTGGCACAAGTTGTCTGAGAAGGAAGACAGCGATTGCCCGCCGGGTCTGATGACGTGCCTCTTTGAGGGGGTGGTCGTTATGGATTATATGGTGTACTTTAACTTTTTTGCCTGCGTCATGATTCCCCTGGTGCTGATGCTGGCCATCTACCTGTGTATCTTTATGGCAGCTCGCCACCAGCTCAAGCTCATTGAGGTCAAAGTGGTTCATGGTGAAAAGTCACGCTCCACTCTCCAGAAAGAGGTCCAAGCTGCCAAGTCTCTGGCCATCATAGTGGGCCTGTTTGCCGTCTGCTGGCTGCCCTTACATATCATCAACTGCTTTACTCTTTTTTGCCCCGAGTGTCACCGTCCGCCGCTCTTCATCATGTACGTGGCCATTATCCTGTCGCACGGCAACTCGGTGGTCAACCCGTTCATCTACGCGTATCGCATCCGGGAGTTCCGGCAAACCTTCCGGAAAATAATCCACCGCCACATCTTGGGTCGGCAAGAGCTGCCGGAGAGAAGAGGCAGTAAGCGCAATTCGCTTTACAGCAGCTTCACCGACTCCATCAGGCTCAAGGCCAACGGCCTCAGCCTTGACCTGTGGTCTGAGCAGGGTGACAGCATTTCCGAAAACTCCGCTCGCGTCTCCCCTGTCGGAGGCGGTCTGTTGGTGGTATCCCAAACACCACTGTCGCTTGTCGTGCCTAATGGTCCCAAAGTGGATCCCATCAGATTGACTCAAATACCCACGTGTCATCAACGGCATTATTTGGCGGCATCGGCGGGTGTGGAGGAAAGTAAAGAAGCAGAGAACCAGAGTGTCACGCAGGTGGAACCACAGCTTAACAGGCTGAACAGGGAAAGCAGCCTGAGCGAGCTGACTAAAGTGTCCTGA
- the LOC125994726 gene encoding uncharacterized protein C22orf15 isoform X2 — MFVTVLFGESKMELFNINCKLIHFVHNLKERCGVDLNECVDLMSRNGRVVNLETKQLSVDLASGLLAERQHYVLLQVCRNDDGDQKYISLLRNVGQSHPELKEPLRKVCNPGQEPAKKVNSVRRGHARRRAGAKTSVNREHGQHSSSNRLTSLHI; from the exons ATGTTTGTCACCGTCCTGTTTGGAG aaagcaaaatggaattgTTTAACATCAACTGCAAACTGATAcactttgtccacaatttaaagGAGCGCTGTGGTGTGGACTTGAATG AGTGTGTGGACCTGATGAGCCGCAACGGGAGAGTAGTGAATTTAGAAACCAAGCAACTCAGTGTGGATCTGGCAAGCGGCCTGCTGGCAGAGAGACAGCATTATGTCCTCCTACAAGTTTGTC GAAATGATGATGGAGACCAGAAGTATATTTCCCTCTTACGCAATGTCGGCCAGAGTCATCCGGAATTAAAAG AGCCGCTGAGGAAAGTGTGCAACCCTGGCCAAGAGCCAGCCAAGAAGGTCAATTCTGTACGGAGAGGGCACGCACGCAGGAGAGCTGGAGCAAAAACATCTGTCAATCGTGAGCACGGCCAACATTCATCCAGCAACCGTCTCACCTCTCTTCATATCTGA
- the LOC125994726 gene encoding uncharacterized protein C22orf15 isoform X1, producing MYHLQSSFFFLLESKMELFNINCKLIHFVHNLKERCGVDLNECVDLMSRNGRVVNLETKQLSVDLASGLLAERQHYVLLQVCRNDDGDQKYISLLRNVGQSHPELKEPLRKVCNPGQEPAKKVNSVRRGHARRRAGAKTSVNREHGQHSSSNRLTSLHI from the exons ATGTACCACTTacaatcatctttttttttccttctagaaagcaaaatggaattgTTTAACATCAACTGCAAACTGATAcactttgtccacaatttaaagGAGCGCTGTGGTGTGGACTTGAATG AGTGTGTGGACCTGATGAGCCGCAACGGGAGAGTAGTGAATTTAGAAACCAAGCAACTCAGTGTGGATCTGGCAAGCGGCCTGCTGGCAGAGAGACAGCATTATGTCCTCCTACAAGTTTGTC GAAATGATGATGGAGACCAGAAGTATATTTCCCTCTTACGCAATGTCGGCCAGAGTCATCCGGAATTAAAAG AGCCGCTGAGGAAAGTGTGCAACCCTGGCCAAGAGCCAGCCAAGAAGGTCAATTCTGTACGGAGAGGGCACGCACGCAGGAGAGCTGGAGCAAAAACATCTGTCAATCGTGAGCACGGCCAACATTCATCCAGCAACCGTCTCACCTCTCTTCATATCTGA